One stretch of Rhipicephalus sanguineus isolate Rsan-2018 chromosome 10, BIME_Rsan_1.4, whole genome shotgun sequence DNA includes these proteins:
- the LOC119371916 gene encoding U6 snRNA-associated Sm-like protein LSm7: MAAAAANTGEKEKKRKESIVDLSKYLDKAIRVKFQGGREATGILKGYDPLLNLVIDNATEFLRDPDDPYKLTDDTRTLGLVVCRGTAVVVICPVDGMESIPNPFVQHEG; this comes from the coding sequence atggctgcggcggcggcgaacacCGGGGAGAAAGAGAAGAAGCGGAAAGAGAGTATCGTCGACCTCTCCAAGTACCTGGACAAAGCCATACGAGTCAAGTTCCAGGGTGGACGCGAGGCCACCGGTATCCTCAAGGGTTACGACCCGCTCTTGAACCTGGTCATCGACAACGCCACCGAGTTCCTGCGAGACCCCGACGACCCTTACAAGCTCACCGACGACACGAGGACGCTCGGACTCGTGGTGTGTCGTGGAACGGCGGTGGTTGTGATCTGTCCCGTGGACGGCATGGAATCCATTCCCAACCCCTTCGTACAGCACGAAGGTTGA